One part of the Exiguobacterium sibiricum 7-3 genome encodes these proteins:
- the pdxS gene encoding pyridoxal 5'-phosphate synthase lyase subunit PdxS — protein sequence MERQQGSDRVKRGMAEMQKGGVIMDVVNAEQAKIAEAAGAVAVMALERVPSDIRRDGGVARMADPLITEDVLQAVSIPVMAKCRIGHIVEARVLESLGVDFIDESEVLTPADEEYHLLKSSFTVPFVCGARDLGEAARRIAEGAAMIRTKGEPGTGNVVEAVRHMRKIQAQLHQILHSQPDELMTRAKEWGAPYEVLQQIQTTGRLPVVNFAAGGIATPADAALMMHLGADGVFVGSGIFKSEHPERVAKAIVEAVTYKDDFERIAHLSRGLGTAMKGIDVTSMPFEERMAPRGW from the coding sequence ATGGAACGACAACAAGGATCAGATCGTGTCAAACGGGGGATGGCCGAAATGCAAAAAGGTGGCGTCATCATGGATGTCGTGAATGCAGAGCAGGCTAAAATCGCAGAAGCTGCTGGTGCGGTGGCCGTCATGGCACTGGAACGGGTACCGTCCGATATCCGGCGTGATGGTGGAGTGGCACGGATGGCCGATCCACTGATTACAGAAGACGTCTTGCAGGCAGTGTCGATTCCGGTGATGGCTAAGTGCCGCATCGGACATATCGTGGAAGCACGGGTTCTTGAATCATTAGGCGTCGATTTTATCGATGAAAGTGAAGTCCTGACACCAGCAGACGAAGAATATCATTTGTTGAAGTCGTCGTTTACGGTCCCGTTTGTCTGTGGAGCCCGTGATTTAGGGGAGGCGGCACGACGAATTGCAGAAGGGGCGGCAATGATTCGGACAAAAGGGGAACCCGGGACGGGCAATGTCGTGGAAGCTGTCCGTCATATGCGGAAGATTCAGGCGCAACTCCATCAGATTCTCCATTCACAACCCGACGAATTGATGACACGTGCTAAAGAGTGGGGAGCACCTTACGAAGTGTTACAACAGATTCAGACAACAGGACGTCTTCCGGTCGTGAATTTTGCAGCTGGTGGAATTGCGACCCCAGCCGATGCCGCGTTGATGATGCATCTCGGAGCTGATGGTGTGTTTGTAGGTTCTGGTATCTTTAAGTCGGAACATCCGGAACGTGTCGCGAAAGCTATCGTTGAAGCCGTGACGTATAAAGATGATTTCGAACGGATCGCCCACCTTTCGAGAGGACTCGGGACAGCAATGAAAGGAATTGATGTGACGTCGATGCCGTTTGAAGAACGGATGGCACCACGCGGATGGTGA
- the pdxT gene encoding pyridoxal 5'-phosphate synthase glutaminase subunit PdxT, protein MVIGILAVQGAVREHQEMLHALGVKTMIVKSAADLDGIDGLILPGGESTTIRRLMDRYGLLDVLRRQVDTLPMFGTCAGMILLASELSEGPAHLRAIPMTVKRNAFGRQVDSFETSLIVEGVGQDIEAVFIRAPFVEQVGEGVRVLATMGAAAVAVETDLHLACSFHPELTSDRRLHDYFIQKIRQRTAVSI, encoded by the coding sequence ATGGTGATTGGTATATTAGCTGTCCAAGGTGCCGTACGCGAACATCAGGAGATGCTTCATGCACTCGGAGTCAAAACGATGATCGTCAAGTCGGCTGCGGACTTGGACGGGATCGACGGCTTAATCTTACCGGGCGGAGAATCAACGACGATACGCCGGTTGATGGATCGGTATGGACTGCTGGATGTCTTGCGGCGTCAAGTCGACACATTGCCGATGTTCGGTACATGTGCCGGGATGATCTTACTGGCAAGTGAATTGAGTGAAGGTCCTGCACATTTACGAGCCATCCCGATGACGGTAAAGCGAAATGCGTTTGGAAGACAAGTCGACAGTTTTGAAACATCCTTGATTGTCGAAGGAGTGGGGCAGGACATCGAAGCTGTTTTTATCCGGGCTCCTTTTGTCGAACAGGTGGGAGAAGGGGTACGTGTCTTAGCTACGATGGGTGCAGCAGCCGTTGCCGTCGAGACGGATCTCCATCTCGCCTGCTCCTTCCATCCAGAGTTAACTTCAGATCGACGTCTTCATGACTATTTCATTCAAAAAATCAGACAGCGGACAGCTGTTTCGATTTGA
- a CDS encoding D-alanyl-D-alanine carboxypeptidase family protein, producing the protein MKRLFTLFLSVLILTAGLSPMTGYAETPDIQAESYIMVDAVTGKILLAEQADLALPPASMTKLMTLYLVRQQIEQKKLSWNQTVRPSGKVLKLAKTQGIARLPIRKTTYTIRELYDAAFIKSANDAAVLLAEVMAGTEKQFVERMNETAAALGMKDTEYANASGLDAVDATLPGTNLMTAMDISLLIIRYIQDYPDVLDVTKRSVVTINGEKVENSNKMLPRQPYAYSGMRGMKTGTTDLAGYCFASVATRGNLTLVSVVMRTKSDKARFAETKKLLDYGFSSFEPLTYYGKGEQIKGALPIRGAKQTRYDVVTKTALYVTVLKNQTKSHPPVFQFSKAEAPLKQGEIIGTVQVEDAGRYLPGFSVPQATVTSVEKIELASFQTRLFRAVSAWSKKISQAIHQPTLVNLKGDSVK; encoded by the coding sequence ATGAAACGTCTTTTCACACTCTTCCTGAGTGTACTTATACTGACTGCTGGTTTGTCACCGATGACAGGCTATGCGGAAACACCGGACATTCAGGCGGAATCTTACATAATGGTCGATGCTGTGACAGGTAAGATTTTATTGGCTGAACAGGCTGATTTGGCTCTGCCGCCGGCTTCGATGACAAAATTGATGACACTTTATTTAGTCCGTCAGCAAATTGAGCAAAAAAAGCTGTCATGGAATCAGACGGTCCGACCAAGCGGAAAAGTGCTGAAGCTCGCGAAAACACAAGGAATTGCCCGTCTGCCGATTCGGAAAACAACGTATACGATTCGGGAACTGTATGATGCAGCCTTCATTAAATCGGCCAACGATGCGGCCGTCCTACTGGCAGAAGTCATGGCAGGAACGGAAAAACAATTCGTCGAACGGATGAATGAAACAGCAGCTGCACTAGGGATGAAAGACACGGAATATGCGAATGCATCGGGACTGGATGCTGTCGATGCGACATTACCGGGAACGAACTTGATGACGGCGATGGATATCTCGCTTTTGATCATCCGTTACATTCAAGACTATCCGGATGTATTAGATGTCACGAAACGCTCAGTGGTCACAATCAACGGAGAAAAAGTGGAAAACTCCAATAAGATGTTACCGCGTCAACCGTACGCTTACAGTGGAATGCGGGGAATGAAGACCGGAACGACGGATCTTGCCGGTTACTGTTTCGCGAGTGTCGCGACACGTGGCAATTTGACGCTCGTTTCGGTCGTCATGCGAACCAAATCGGATAAAGCCCGATTCGCAGAAACCAAAAAACTGCTCGATTATGGTTTTTCTTCTTTTGAACCGTTGACGTATTACGGAAAAGGAGAACAAATCAAAGGCGCGTTACCAATCCGAGGGGCCAAACAAACCCGCTACGATGTTGTGACGAAAACCGCTTTGTACGTGACGGTATTAAAAAATCAGACGAAATCCCATCCGCCCGTCTTTCAATTTTCAAAAGCCGAAGCACCGTTAAAGCAGGGCGAAATCATCGGGACGGTCCAAGTGGAAGACGCCGGACGGTACTTACCCGGATTTTCCGTCCCTCAGGCCACTGTAACCAGTGTTGAAAAGATTGAACTGGCAAGCTTCCAGACCCGCTTGTTCCGTGCAGTTTCGGCCTGGTCCAAAAAAATCAGTCAAGCGATTCATCAACCAACCCTTGTCAACCTTAAAGGGGATAGTGTAAAGTAA